The proteins below are encoded in one region of Paeniglutamicibacter cryotolerans:
- a CDS encoding extracellular solute-binding protein: protein MKKFLGIAAMTAAAALMLSACGGSTAPTASNTSPASQEAPVDNSGKSITLWLNGGDTGPELRTYLTDTFKKNTGATLKIEEQGWGDVVAKMLTAMPDPKNTPDVVEVGNTTSPTFTYANAFLDISDMYTELGGGKLLPSFVAAGAVDEKKFTLPYYFGSRFMFTRTDLWKEAGVETPTTLDEFNAAVKTITEKNPRDIKDFSGFFLGGQDWRNGISWIFANGGDLAKKDNGQWVSTLSDPNTIKGLEQLQDIYKNASKAPADAKDVSPWLYINDADQILDENGKPTGKTSLAAATIMAPGWAHWSIGDSVKDPKTGKDIREWNDKKFGTLVLPGNDGKPAPVFAGGSNIGISAQSQNPELSKELMRIIFSSDYQSMLGKAGLGPANSDYVEALGTDQFAKALVASASNSKLTPAAPGWATVESKMIMEEFFGKLRDSSDLPALAAEYDAKITPMLNLK from the coding sequence ATGAAGAAGTTCCTCGGCATTGCGGCAATGACCGCAGCCGCGGCGCTGATGTTGTCCGCCTGTGGCGGATCGACAGCACCGACTGCCTCCAACACGAGTCCCGCCAGCCAGGAAGCGCCCGTCGACAACTCGGGCAAGAGCATTACCCTGTGGCTCAATGGCGGCGATACCGGCCCCGAGCTGCGCACCTACCTCACCGATACGTTCAAGAAGAACACCGGTGCCACGCTGAAGATCGAGGAGCAGGGCTGGGGCGATGTCGTCGCCAAGATGCTCACCGCCATGCCCGATCCGAAGAACACCCCGGACGTCGTGGAGGTCGGAAACACCACCTCGCCGACCTTCACCTATGCCAACGCGTTCCTGGACATCTCGGACATGTACACGGAATTGGGCGGCGGCAAACTGCTGCCCTCCTTCGTTGCTGCCGGCGCCGTCGATGAGAAGAAGTTCACCCTTCCCTACTACTTCGGCTCGCGATTCATGTTTACGCGCACGGACCTGTGGAAGGAAGCGGGCGTCGAAACTCCCACGACCCTCGATGAATTCAACGCTGCGGTGAAGACCATCACCGAGAAGAACCCTCGCGACATCAAGGACTTCTCCGGGTTCTTCCTCGGCGGCCAGGACTGGCGCAACGGCATTTCCTGGATCTTCGCCAACGGCGGCGATCTGGCCAAGAAGGACAACGGCCAGTGGGTCTCCACGCTCTCGGATCCGAACACGATCAAGGGCCTGGAACAGCTGCAGGACATCTACAAGAACGCTTCCAAGGCACCGGCAGACGCCAAGGATGTCTCCCCTTGGCTCTACATCAACGACGCCGACCAGATCCTGGACGAGAACGGCAAGCCCACCGGCAAGACCTCGCTCGCCGCAGCCACCATCATGGCACCGGGTTGGGCGCACTGGTCCATCGGCGATTCGGTCAAGGACCCGAAGACCGGCAAGGACATCCGCGAATGGAACGATAAGAAGTTCGGCACGCTGGTCCTGCCGGGCAACGACGGCAAGCCGGCACCGGTCTTTGCTGGCGGTTCCAACATCGGCATCTCCGCACAATCGCAGAACCCCGAACTGTCCAAGGAACTGATGCGCATCATCTTCTCCTCCGACTACCAGAGCATGCTCGGCAAGGCCGGCCTGGGCCCGGCAAACTCCGACTACGTTGAGGCACTGGGCACCGACCAGTTCGCCAAGGCACTGGTTGCCTCCGCTTCCAACTCGAAGCTGACCCCCGCCGCGCCGGGGTGGGCCACGGTCGAAAGCAAGATGATCATGGAAGAGTTCTTCGGCAAGCTCCGTGACAGCAGCGACCTGCCGGCCCTGGCCGCCGAGTACGATGCCAAGATCACCCCGATGCTCAACCTGAAATAA
- a CDS encoding ROK family transcriptional regulator: MSRADLSRSLGLTRVTVSDLVSELLERGHALELGQSDEVRPGKPAILVDVNRHGLQIVGLDLAENQVLRAAVLDLDGTILHRAERSLDNETGEEITRLVLELATAAVALATAPLLGIGVGTPGIVNPDGMVLTAPNLGWSNVPLRALLQQHTGLPTLVSNDADAAVHADYTFGTGSSDMILVKVGRGVGSGLIVGGRRALGAHSAAGEIGHVTVGTDGGVPCKCGKTGCLETWLSVPSLERALGLAATGSSPAADADAVLQTAGERLAIALAPVAAALDLSEVVLSGPIQLLDGILRDSVEQTLRSRMLPQNPPLISVRLAAEPQDIVLLGAAVMVLWNQLGVA, translated from the coding sequence ATGAGCCGCGCCGACCTCTCCCGCTCCCTGGGTTTGACCCGGGTCACCGTCTCGGACCTGGTTTCCGAGCTGCTTGAACGCGGGCATGCCCTCGAGCTCGGCCAGTCTGACGAGGTCCGCCCCGGCAAGCCTGCCATTCTGGTCGACGTCAACCGCCACGGCCTGCAGATCGTCGGCCTTGACCTGGCAGAGAACCAGGTCCTGCGCGCCGCAGTCCTGGACCTGGATGGCACCATCCTGCACCGTGCCGAACGAAGCTTGGACAACGAGACCGGCGAGGAAATCACCCGGCTCGTCCTGGAGCTGGCCACGGCCGCCGTTGCCCTGGCCACCGCTCCCCTGCTCGGCATCGGTGTCGGAACCCCCGGCATCGTGAACCCAGACGGGATGGTGCTCACGGCGCCGAACCTCGGCTGGAGCAACGTCCCGCTCCGCGCCCTGCTCCAGCAGCACACCGGTCTACCCACCCTCGTCTCCAACGATGCCGACGCGGCAGTCCACGCCGACTACACCTTCGGCACCGGCTCCAGCGACATGATCCTGGTCAAGGTCGGCCGCGGCGTCGGCTCCGGGCTGATCGTCGGCGGCCGCCGCGCCCTCGGCGCCCACTCCGCGGCGGGGGAAATCGGACACGTCACCGTCGGCACCGATGGCGGGGTCCCCTGCAAATGCGGCAAGACCGGCTGCCTCGAAACCTGGCTTTCCGTCCCCTCGCTGGAACGGGCCCTCGGACTCGCAGCCACCGGTTCCAGCCCCGCGGCCGATGCCGATGCAGTCCTGCAGACTGCCGGCGAGCGCCTGGCCATTGCCCTTGCCCCCGTCGCCGCCGCGTTGGATCTCTCGGAGGTCGTGCTCAGCGGCCCGATCCAGCTGCTCGACGGCATCCTGCGCGACAGCGTAGAGCAGACTCTGCGCTCTCGCATGCTGCCCCAGAACCCACCCCTGATTTCCGTTCGCCTCGCTGCCGAACCACAGGACATCGTCCTGCTCGGCGCGGCGGTCATGGTTCTTTGGAACCAGTTGGGAGTGGCCTGA
- a CDS encoding GNAT family N-acetyltransferase: MTTSTLTPNPTLTIRTATESDYAEIGRITVDAYIDAGHFDDREHPYLQFVQEVAKRHETTEILVAEREGIVIGAVTMVRAGTEYADIARENELEFRMLVIDPVVQRSGAGRALLRAVIDRAREIEDVDTVSLTTGGHWMAARALYEVEGFDHVTERDWFVPDTDIVLVVYTLTL, encoded by the coding sequence ATGACTACCTCCACACTTACCCCGAATCCGACGCTCACCATCCGCACCGCCACCGAATCGGACTACGCGGAGATCGGGCGCATCACGGTCGATGCCTACATCGATGCCGGCCACTTCGATGACCGCGAACACCCGTACCTGCAGTTCGTGCAGGAAGTTGCCAAGCGCCACGAAACCACCGAGATCCTTGTGGCCGAGCGCGAAGGCATCGTCATCGGAGCCGTCACCATGGTGCGTGCAGGAACCGAATACGCGGACATCGCCCGCGAAAACGAACTCGAATTCCGGATGCTCGTCATTGATCCGGTGGTCCAGCGTTCGGGCGCCGGCCGCGCCCTGCTGCGTGCGGTCATCGACCGCGCACGCGAAATCGAGGACGTGGACACCGTCTCGTTGACCACCGGAGGGCATTGGATGGCCGCCCGCGCACTGTATGAGGTCGAGGGCTTCGACCACGTCACCGAGCGCGACTGGTTCGTTCCGGACACCGACATCGTGCTGGTCGTCTACACGCTCACCCTGTAG